A window of Danio aesculapii chromosome 16, fDanAes4.1, whole genome shotgun sequence genomic DNA:
ATGTTTGTAGTTTTGTTTCTTTCACTGTGTAATGAGTGTgttttgctgatgtttcatcctgTCTCATGTAAACAATATGATTCATTACTCCAGAAATGAATTTCCCCTCAGTgcctgaataaaaatatcatgtgtataaatgtaaataaatggaggaGGACATCAAAACACAAGGTAAGCAGTTATTATGTGAACTAAATAACCCTTTAAAGAACTGATGAGTGCATTTGCTCCACGTTAAACATTAGATCAATCAGTAGTTTGAGCTGAATAGATATTTCACCCACACATTTAAAGTGATTTACTATTTACTTGccatcaagtggttctaaacctctatgatgttattttttctcttttcactaataaagatatgacgaaggctggaaatctgtaaccactgactccatagtaggaaaaccagcaaatacaatagaagtcaatggttacaggttttcagctttcatcataatatctgtatttgtgttcaacatatcttaatatttgggtgtattcattttatttaatgtttatttgttgttgttctcTGTGCACTCAGTttatttgactaaataaaattataatagtatttacatgttttcttctgttgctttcattacatttattgtaaaatactGTGGATACAAACATCTGTCCAAtagtttgttaatgtaaatattagatgtaactaatgaaataaaatgaaaaactgcaataattaaaaatacttactgtggtttaatggtgtttaaactaaaaCAGCGTATATTAAGACTAATGATATACAGTATAACATGTCATTATTATCAGCAATGAGGGGTCGGCGGCTGCACACTCCGTTGGTTTGCAGTTAATTTAAACGGATTTATATCCTGAATGTAACACATATCAAAATGACGATCCCTGGcatctttgtttagtttattgcggTCCTGTGTACTCTCGATTTTCTTGTACTTCTCCAGCTAGacctttttttttgcatgtatatCTCGTGTTATTATGTCTCTCAAGTTGTCTCTGGAAGCGATACTTCAAAAATGGCGCAGGTGTGACGTCACACACAACAAACCAAACGACTAACAAAGACCGattggggtggccagagttttcCCAGGGGTTCCCACCCCTTGGGGCGCCCCTGAATTTAACATAACTCATAAATGCAAGAGGAAAGTCATAAGAGAGCTTCATATGTAAAGAACTGTAAACATTTACACGTGTGCACGTTTGGGAAATCCTTCTGCTTTTAGAGGATTCATGAATTGTGCTGTGCTTTTATGAATGTAttgtttttgagactgatctgactccatagaggagatgtggaggacactagtgctacacacaggagacgtTTGAGGAGGACACACACTAACACTCTCAACAGTGGATATAGGTGGCATAACCATCGTATAAACATAATAACCTCCAGACTTTTATTAATTAGTTACATTTATTAGGCGCTAATTATTACTTACGTGTTAAGTGCAGCAGTGTCGCTCCTCCACATCGGCAGGAGGCGCAGATACACATGCGCACCTCTCACACAGCGACACCGAGAGACGGATAGACATCATGTGGAGTTTAAGCTCAAAACAATGATGTTTCTGACATATAAAGCACAGGCTCTGGGTTTGTAAAGCAGAGAGAATGATCGCCGCGCGCTGTCTGGCGTCTAACGCGCCGCTCAGGGTGATGTTCAGGGCGGGAGGATCGAGCTCTGTCCAGCGGAAGGTCACAACTGTGCTGAGCTGTGAAACGGCCGAGAGACACACACTGAGGAGAGCAAGAGCTGCtgagaactacacacacacaacaggagAACACAAACACCTGCACAACTACAGCAACACAACAACTGAACACCTGCACAACTACACAACAGGTGACAAACACAGAAGAGAAGCACACCTGAGCGTTCTCTGCCTTTATCAGAGCGGGGCTTGAGTCTAATGTTCAGTCTATGATTAATAGCAGTGTGCTCACATTTCTACATCTAATTAAATGtcataaaaactcaaacaattaaAACAAGCGCTGTACTCCATTACTGTTATATTCTCATTGTGAAATCAGGATAGAAATACAGACATTAAGCTGCAGAATCATTAGAAAAATCACCATTTGACTGTATTGAAGAAAACAATAACGCTTTCTAACAAGACATATTGGTGtcataatatctatatataataataatgtcataatTATTAATGTGCTTTacacataatacattttacataattATACCTGTATTGGAcattgtaaaacagtatataCTAGCATTAATCTCATATTGAACACTCGTACAATAATATGAGAAGCTgaacctatgtgtgtgtgtgtgtgtatagattgtGCGCAGGTGCTGGATATGCCTCTGCTGGTGTCTGCGCTGCGGCAGGAGAACGCAACAGATATCTGCGTCATCAGAGTCGCGCCGGAGCTCAAATACACCGATTACATGATCATCGTGAGCGGAGTGTCGCCTCGACACCTCAGCGCAATGGCAGCGTTTCTGATCAAAGTGGTACATAAGAGAATCCGCATTCACACTCACTCCACATTCACAGACACTCCAGATCACTTCTTATTCACAACACTTTAACAGGGGCATAACTGTATTAACACACACTCCAGGGGGgctgttccataaaccaagcttacagaaaaagccaggcttatttggcaagtcaggtttattaatggcgGATTCGGTTTCAGAAATCAAATTTGCGATAGTTCAAACTCGGTTATTCTGTTAACTTATGCTGGGACACTAGCCTGGTCTGGGGTAAGTCTTAAGTTCAAGCTTAATCAAAGTAATGTTAACATTGACCTGCCGTAAACTGATGCCTGCCATTTTAATTCACTTAAcctcttaataatgattaaaactttatagtcacttaatagtgtgtgtatatatatatatatatatatatatatatatatatatatatatatatatatatatatatatatatacacatacacatacacacacaccaaacatctTTTAGAAtagaacaataataaatataaatatatattagggtATTGTAAATTAAACTAATACTAACtgcaacatttaaactaaattatatatatttttatgtttctgttGATTTTTTGTTTTCGCtgtttatatttgatattttcccCCATCATGTTAATTTgagtgtactaatttttggactgtgatgagtttatattttgttagattagtgcCAAATTTTGCTTTGGTattgaataatctaatgtatatgcacaaatatatcattgtaaagcatcctgtagaaaatattcatttaaaagagagatctgtgaggggtgttcTTAGCTATATATATAAAAGCACTGACTGATATAAAGAAGTAGGCATTAAAGTAAAGAATGACTTAGGAGCTGTAAACCCAGAATGGAATATTCAGGAGACAGATCTGGGCCTCACTTTAATATAAAGGTATTTTCCTATGGGCTGTGGGAAACACAAGTGTCAAAGAGAAAGCAACCGTTTGCGGCGGATTCGGGAGCAAATGAAAAATCCCGCCGCTTGTGCGCGCACGGCTCTTTGTACCCAGCATTTTAAACTTAATGTGGTGACGTTAAGCACATTTTGAATGTTACAGGCAGCCTGCAATGCATTCACTTCTTTCTTACAAGCAACAATTGGCAGTAGGCTAAGTGCACATTCTCTCCTCATGTGTGCAAGAAGAATTTCAATGTATTGTGACAAATATTAATTTAACCTAAATAATGGCCTATATTTTAATATCAGCCTTCTCTCTTGCTGTTGCAAGCCGTACTGTAGTTTTTGATTGTTATGTGTTTGAACTCTAAAACCAAACGCAGCTCACTCTCTGTGAACAGcggtgtctcatttcagagctctGTCAGTTCTCGTTGCCGAGCTAGCACACAACATAATCGATGCATCTACGCTCGACCTTCAGGATTTTACGACAGTAATGTGGCACGAGCAGGTATCTAGATTATTTCAACTGAACTCAGATTAGTTAGATCAAATGAGCTTCAGCTTGCTGTTATGGAACCAGTTTAAGAGTGAATGTTTAGTTCGGCTCACTGATACAGGCTTTTGACTTAAATCCCTGCTTTCCTAAACCACTTTTATGAAACAGACCCCAGTTCACTTCTGATACGCAAcaggtgaaactgtatttttactcccttcacattcacacacactccagTTCACTTCTCATTCACAACAATaagtggtgaaactgtattcacgCTCATTCCAGATTTGCATCAGTTTACCTGGCAAAACCACATTCACTCTGATTCACTTCAAATTGCAGGACCAACTTTCACATTCACTCCAATTCACAACAATGTAATGGGCGAAACTGCATCCACACTCATTCCAGATTCACACACACTTCAGTTCACATCTGATCCACATCAATGCAACAGAGGCAAAACTGTATTCATGCTCATTCCGGATTTTCGCCAATTTAACAGGCAAAACCACATTCACACTGACTCTGATTCACATCAAATTACAGAAGCTGCATTCACATTGACTTCATATTCACAGCAGTGTAACAGAAGCGAAATCGCATCCACACTTACTCTGATTATCTTCAGATTAAACAAACTGCGTTAACGTTCTCTGCTTCATTTCagatgcaaaaccacattcacaCTCACTCCAGTTCACTTCAGATTCACACTAATGTAACAGAGACAAACTTCATTACGATATTGTGTGTAAAGCGGACTGAGGCGTAATGGAGTGTGTGAATGCGTGATTCAATACGGGTTTGATTTCACTCTTTCTGTCTGCAGTTCAAGACTCTGCGTAAGGATGAGGAGCGACACGTTCGTCTGGAGGGAAGCGACTGTGACGACTGGAAGTGCATTGACTTTGGTCTGTAGCACTTTTGTGtttctcatgtgtgtgtgtgagatacagAGTGACTGTAGTGTTTATGACTgactgtgctgtgtgtgtgtgtccctcagGCTCAGTGGTGGTTCACCTGATGCTGCCGGACTGCAGAGATCAGTTTGAGCTGGAGAAGCTGTGGACGCTGCGCTCTCATGATGAACAGCTGAGCCGCATCCCTGCTGAAACCCTGCCTGAAGACTTCATCTACCACAACACACCACAACCCATCAGCCAGCTCAAATAAACACACTTGCTGACTTCAGAaacagtgtgtgagtgtgtgtgtgtcaataatGTGTTTGCTGAATCACAGATGCTCATGGGAACACTGctcaataataataactatattcaCACCTATAACAGGAACCACGttatattaattaacaataactGTAATGATAACACAAGTGTAAATGACTATATTGCCGTCTGTTTCTctaaagggcacctatcatgCACAGATCACTATTATAAGGGGTTTAAGGACTGTGAAGACCTCCAGCAGCCTCTGATgatcaacatgaatgaattgtgtttgatgaatgaaacactttgattgacattctcccttgtacatcagagggagaaagccccgcccactagtctccctcattagcataaacagcagccctgagtgagaagcagtcgtctgtccattagccattagagtgtttgagctgctgaagataatg
This region includes:
- the malsu1 gene encoding mitochondrial assembly of ribosomal large subunit protein 1, encoding MIAARCLASNAPLRVMFRAGGSSSVQRKVTTVLSCETAERHTLRRARAAENYTHTTGEHKHLHNYSNTTTEHLHNYTTDCAQVLDMPLLVSALRQENATDICVIRVAPELKYTDYMIIVSGVSPRHLSAMAAFLIKVFKTLRKDEERHVRLEGSDCDDWKCIDFGSVVVHLMLPDCRDQFELEKLWTLRSHDEQLSRIPAETLPEDFIYHNTPQPISQLK